A stretch of bacterium DNA encodes these proteins:
- a CDS encoding FlgD immunoglobulin-like domain containing protein, producing LANDSNVSLEIYNILGQKVRTIEAGQKPKGSYTQKDRAIFFDLKNNAGQNLSSGLYYYKIKADDFSAIKSMMVR from the coding sequence GCTAGCAAATGACTCAAATGTCTCCCTTGAAATCTATAACATCCTCGGACAAAAGGTAAGAACAATAGAAGCAGGACAAAAACCCAAAGGCTCATATACCCAAAAAGATAGGGCAATTTTCTTTGACTTAAAAAATAATGCTGGTCAAAACCTCTCCTCTGGATTATACTATTACAAAATAAAGGCAGATGATTTCTCTGCTATAAAATCAATGATGGTAAGATAA